One window of the Candidatus Neomarinimicrobiota bacterium genome contains the following:
- a CDS encoding GNAT family N-acetyltransferase has product MVKLTSKEERSAKNISISVLTKPLMLSNYDQIKRLADQIPGRKWSREEIIADRPMKWEYSLSVTDGQNIIALCLLSKKENTRHSHMIIVDEEYRGLGIGREMNRKSALEALESGEDYVTTKVAEGLQASLNFQLNLGFSVYGEEHVDEEGINYLLLRAAPKTILNTFDTK; this is encoded by the coding sequence ATGGTTAAATTGACTTCCAAAGAAGAAAGATCCGCAAAGAACATCTCAATCAGCGTATTGACCAAACCCCTTATGCTGTCAAATTATGATCAAATAAAGAGGCTCGCCGACCAAATACCCGGCAGAAAATGGTCACGGGAAGAAATAATAGCGGACAGACCGATGAAATGGGAATACAGCCTATCGGTGACGGATGGTCAAAATATCATCGCTCTGTGTCTCCTTTCAAAAAAAGAAAACACCCGCCACAGTCACATGATTATAGTCGATGAAGAGTACAGGGGTTTGGGAATCGGAAGGGAAATGAACCGTAAGAGCGCTTTGGAGGCATTGGAATCAGGGGAGGATTATGTAACTACAAAGGTTGCTGAAGGGCTTCAAGCATCTCTGAATTTTCAACTGAATCTCGGATTCAGTGTTTACGGTGAAGAACATGTTGATGAAGAGGGCATAAATTATCTTCTTCTGCGGGCTGCGCCAAAAACGATCCTCAATACTTTTGATACGAAGTAG